The window CGGGATACGAGAGCACTGAAACCCGCGTTGATTACCAGGTCTGGTCGACGGTGGCCAACATCAAAGTCAAGCGTCTTGGCTCAGTCAATGTGTCGTATGCTTACTATGTAGGGGAATACCAGAACAACAGCCGTGGTGTGAATTATGAGTTCTCAGACCATATAGTTCAGGGATCGGTGCATCCCAGGCGGTACGAGAACATCGAAGTATCGGCGAGGGGTGTCTATTACCGGAGCCGCCGTGATCAGAATGCTGAGAAATTCAGCGTCGGCTTCGACGCCGCCTATTTCCTCAAGGACGACTACGTGTTGGGTGCGTCCTATGACGCCTTCAATGCCGACGATCTGCTGTTTGTCGGCCAGTACTATACCGCAAACATCGTTAGAGTTTATATCGCCAGAAACGTGACGTTTTAAGATAGTGAGGATGATATGCGTACCAAGTTAATCTGGTTGACAGGGCTTCTGCTCGCGGCGCTGCTGATGCAGTTCGGGTGCGAGCGCAAGACGGTCACGACCACTGAAGTGATCAAGGAGGTGAGTCCGCAAGATGCGGCGTATGTCGGCAGCGCCGAATGCGGCACCTCAGGTTGCCATGAGGGTGTGCTCGCGACGTTTCGCAACACCGGGCATCCCTACAAACTGAATGACGCCGACTCGGCCAGGTTGCCGGTCGGCCAATACTACCCGTTCACGTCGGTCCCGAATCCCTCCGATGTCAGTTGGGATAACATCTCGATGGTGATCGGGGGCTTTTGGTGGAAAGCGCGCTATATCGACAATGAGGGGTACATCCTCACCGGCGCTAACCGCCAGTACAACTTTGAAACCCAGCAATTTGTCTCTTACGATGCAGCCACGGCGCCGCGCAAACCGTACGACTGTGGACCGTGCCATATGACCAATTATGTGGATACGGGCCATCAGGGAGGCCTGCCAGGTCTGGTGGGTACCTGGACATTCAACGGGGTTCAGTGCGAGGAATGCCATGGTCCGGGCGAATTCCATGCCGCCGAGCCATATAAGTTTGCGATGGAGATCGATCGATCATCGGAGGCGTGTGGCAAATGCCATATAAGAGGCAGCGTACAGAAGATTCCTGCGAAGAGCGGCTGGGTCGAACATCACGAACAATGGAACGAGATGTTCCGCACCAAGCATGCCGCGCTGGAATGCGTGGACTGCCATAATCCTCATATAGGACTGCATGCCGATAATC is drawn from Candidatus Zixiibacteriota bacterium and contains these coding sequences:
- a CDS encoding multiheme c-type cytochrome, yielding MRTKLIWLTGLLLAALLMQFGCERKTVTTTEVIKEVSPQDAAYVGSAECGTSGCHEGVLATFRNTGHPYKLNDADSARLPVGQYYPFTSVPNPSDVSWDNISMVIGGFWWKARYIDNEGYILTGANRQYNFETQQFVSYDAATAPRKPYDCGPCHMTNYVDTGHQGGLPGLVGTWTFNGVQCEECHGPGEFHAAEPYKFAMEIDRSSEACGKCHIRGSVQKIPAKSGWVEHHEQWNEMFRTKHAALECVDCHNPHIGLHADNPERESAIKVACESCHLAETQGFLASGIGHAASEAGPDCIDCHMAKTGKSAVANATTFTGDVRSHSWTINMDPNAAMFTQDGLFANGYITLDFACLQCHTSETKEWAATYAPLVHTPIGSPSSGDFSQLASSTLKGH